Genomic window (Gammaproteobacteria bacterium):
AACATTTACATGCGGCTTGGTTCGCTGAAATTTCTCTTTCGCCACTTTCTCTTCCCTCTCGTGATTCAGTGGTTAACTTGCTTTTCTTATCATGACTTCCGTCACACTGGCAGGCGCCGGAAGATACTGACTAAACTCCATGGAATATGTTGCTCTACCCTGCGTAACTGAACGCAAAGAGGTCGCATAACCAAACATCTCGGACAAAGGCACTTCTGCTCTCACAACTTTCCCGCTCGGGATTTCATCCATATCTGAAATCATGCCTCGCCGCGAATTCAGGTCTCCTGTCACGCTCCCCATATATTTTTCAGGTGTAACCACCTCGACGCGCATGATAGGCTCCAGCAGCGTAGGGCTTGCTTTTAGACAGGCCTCCCTGAATCCCTGCATGGCTGCTGCTTTAAACGCGTGCTCTGAGGAATCGACCTCATGGTAGGATCCATCGTATAGGGTGACTTTGACATCGATTACAGGGTAACCCGCGATCACGCCTGAACTCATTGCTTCGACTACGCCTTTTTTGACGGCAGGAATGTATTCTCGAGGCACAGCGCCGCCTTTTATCGCATCCACAAACTCGAATCCATCACCTTTCTTCTGCGGTTCAATCCGAAGACAGACATGGCCATACTGGCCACGCCCGCCAGTTTGTTTGGCATGCTTATGCTCCTGCTCAACTGCACGATTCAATGTCTCACGGTAAGCCACCTGTGGTTTACCAATATTGGCATCGACACTGAATTCACGGCGCAACCGGTCGATGATGATCTCTAGGTGGAGTTCGCCCATACCGGAGATGATTGTCTGGCCCGATTCTTGGTCAGTGAAAACCCGAAAGGACGGATCTTCTTGCGACAGCTTACCGAGGGCAACGCCAAGTTTTTCCTGGTCGTTCTTGGTCTTAGGTTCAACTGCTTGCGAGATTACAGGTTCTGGAAATTCCATTCGCTCCAGAGTGATTACATTGGCAGGATCACATAGGGTATCCCCGGTCGTGACGTTTTTAAGCCCGACTGCCGCTGCAATATCACCTGCTCGTACCTCCTTAATATCAACCCTTGAATTCGCATGCATCTGAAGGATACGCCCGATGCGTTCCTTTTTGTCCTTAACCGGGTTGCAGACGGTATCTCCTGTTTTCAAGATGCCTGAATACACTCGGAAGAAAACCAGCTGACCAACATATGGATCGGTCATGATCTTAAAGCCCAGTGCTGCAAAGGGTTCATCATCACTTGATTGGCGCGTGGATTCTGTTTCACCGTCTGCCAGCAAACCATGAATAGCAGGCACCTCTGTGGGGTTCGGCATATAGTCAATCACAGCATCCAGCAGGGTCTGGACACCTTTATTCTTGAATGCAGAACCACAAGTCACCAAAACAAGTTCGTTGGCAATCGTTCTCGCACGCAGGCCTGCTTTGATTTCTGCATCCGACAGATCACCCTTTTCCAGGTACTTGTCCATCAATTCTTCCGACGACTCTGCAGCAGCTTCAACCAGCTTTTCGCGACCCTCTGCACATTTTGCGACCAGATCGGCTGGAACTTCATGTTCTTCAAACTCGGTTCCCATTGTCGCGATATCCCAATGAATAGCTTTCATACGTATAAGGTCAACTATTCCAGAAAAGGAATCTTCCGCGCCAATTGGCACCTGCAGTGGCAGTGCACTCGATCCAAGGCGATCGGATATCTGTTCCACTACACGAAAATAATCGGCGCCGGTGCGGTCCATCTTGTTGATGAACGCAAGCCGCGGAACATTGTATGTGTCGGCCTGACGCCAGACTGTTTCTGATTGCGGCTCTACACCGCCTACTGCACAGAAAACAGCTACAGCGCCATCGAGAACACGCAGAGACCGTTCTACTTCGATAGTAAAATCAACGTGTCCCGGTGTGTCTATGATATTAACGCGGTGCTCTTCGTAGTCCTTTCGCATACCACTCCAGAAACACGTTGTTGCAGCTGAAGTGATTGTAATGCCGCGTTCCTGTTCCTGTTCCATCCAATCCATGACGGCATTACCGTCATGGACCTCACCGAGTTTGTGGGATATCCCGGTATAGAAAAGGATACGCTCGGTCGTCGTGGTCTTGCCGGCGTCTATGTGTGCCATGATGCCGATATTCCGATAACGGTTAAGAGGAGTTGTCCGTGCCACGTTGCGATACCCGGTCGTCAGTTGATAAATCTAGAATCGGTAATGGGAAAACGCCTTGTTCGCTTCCGCCATGCGATGAACTTCATCTTTCTTACGGGCTGCCCCACCCCGTTTTTCAGCTGCATCCATCAACTCCCCGGCCAACCTCTGTGTCATGGACTTTTCATTGCGGCTTCTTGCAGAGTCCACCAGCCAGCGCATGGCCAGTGCGTTACGCCGACTGGGCCGTACTTCTACAGGCACCTGGTAAGTAGCACCACCTACACGACGACTTTTGACTTCTACCACTGGCCGAATGTTGTCTAATGCTTCGTAAAACACATCGAGCGGTTTTTCTGCCCCGCGCTCACCAACAATATCCAGCGCACCATAGATGATTCGCTCAGCGATCGCTTTCTTACCGTCGAGCATCAATACATTTATAAACTTGGCGACTGTCTGATCCCCAAACTTGGGATCCGGCAGAATAGCCCGTTTTGGTACTTCTCTTCTTCTCGGCATCTGACTTCGGTTCCGTTATGTTTGTGTCGACCCGGTTCGCTGAACCGGATTCGATACCTGTTTATCGTCGACGTCCCGGTCAACAGCTACAACTGTGTGACACCGTCACACGCGGGCAACGGGACGGCAACCAACATAGCATGCCCAATGGTGGTGAATACCGCCATTGCGCAAGTCCGGTGAGACAGCCTTTTGTCGCTAGCAGCCGATCAGCCACCTTCGCGACTTCTGCAGCAATCTTTAATCAGGCAAGATCGCTTTTTTCACCGTGACCAGTCAGCCACACTGGTCAATTTTCGGTTAATGTATTCCGGCCTCTACAGCTGGCCGGAGCCTATCACTACGACTTCGGTTTTTTCGCTCCATACTTTGACCGGCCCTGCCGGCGGTCTCCAACACCCGAGGTATCAAGTGTTCCCCGAACAGTATGGTAGCGAACACCTGGTAAATCTTTGACTCTCCCACCCCGGATCAGAACCACAGAATGTTCCTGGAGATTGTGCCCTTCTCCACCGATGTAGCTTGTCACCTCATAACCATTCGTTAATCGAACGCGTGCGACTTTTCGCAGTGCCGAATTTGGTTTCTTCGGCGTAGTCGTGTAAACACGAGTACAGACCCCCCGTTTCTGCGGACATGAGGCCAGCGCCGGCACGTTACTTTTCTTGACCTGCCGTGAGCGCGATTTTCTGACGAGTTGATTGGTTGTTGGCACTGTTTAAGACCTACCTCTGTTCGACTGGTCCACCAGCTCAATCGAGCCGGGAAAGGGCCGAGATTCTAGGCAGATAAACGATTTTTGTCAAGAATTCACCGCCCACAACGTTCAGTTTCTGCATCAGGCTTGCACAGCCTTAGTGGGTTGCTCTTCCTGATCACTCGAAAAATCTGTGCTGAAGCTCAGTTCAACAAGTTCTGGCTTCTCAGTGGCAGTGGCTTGCTCCTCACGTTTACGTTGGCGCTCCTCATGATACGCAAGTCCGGTTCCAGCAGGTATCAACCGACCAACGATGACATTCTCCTTAAGACCTCGAAGGTGATCGACCTTACCCTGCATGGAGGCCTCTGTCAGAACGCGTGTCGTCTCCTGGAACGATGCTGCTGAGATAAACGACTCCGTACTCAGAGATGCTTTGGTGATACCCAGAAGCACCGGTTCAAAAACCGCCGGTTCTTTCCCATCCGCGACCAATTGCTCATTCTGACCGAGAAGCGTTGCCCGTTCGACCTGATCGTTCAACAGATACGCCGTATCACCACTTTCAACGATCCGTACCTTTCGCAGCATCTGGCGAATGATGACTTCGATGTGTTTGTCGTTGATCTTGACACCCTGCAGACGATAAACATCCTGCACCTCGTTGACGATATAAGCAGTCACTTCCTCTACGCCAAGCAGTGTCAATATATCCGACGCGATAGGAGGGCCCTCGACTACTTCGTCACCTTTTTCGATGTACTCACCATCAAATACAGTGATGGGGCGACCCTTCGGTATCTGCATTTCGTGTTCTTCATTGTCTTCAGTCGTGATCACCAGCCTTATCTTGGTTTTCACCTCTTTACCGAAGGACACAACACCGCTATGGGTCGCAAGTATCGCCGGATCTTTAGGTTTGCGCGCTTCAAATAGTTCAGCCACCCGTGGCAGACCACCTGTAATATCCCTGGTCTTGGATCCCTCTTGCGGTATTCGAGCAAGAACGTCCCCGGCCTCGACCTTGTCACCATTCTCAATGGTTACTGATGCACCCGGTGGCATCTGATAGCGGGCCGGTGCTTCAGAGCCAGGTATAAGCTTTGGTTTTCCCCGGCCGTCTACCAGCTCGATCGTCGGTTTGATTTCCTGAGCGATACCACGGCGCTGCTTGCCATCGAGTACCAGATAGGTGGTCGTCCCTGTCAATTCGTCTTTCTGCTGACTGACAGAGTTGCCCTCGACTATATTTTCGAATCGAACTTTCCCGGCAACTTCAGTAATGATCGGATGCGTGTGCGGTTCCCAGGCAGCAATAATCTGGCCGCTGGTCACTTCGTCACCATCATCGACTCTCACCGCCGCACCGTACGGAACCTTATAACGCTCACGGTCAACACCATGGATATCATGAACGATAAGCTCGCCCGATCGGGAGACAACGACATTGTGGCCGTTCTGCTTACGGACAGAACGGACCCTGCTGAACGACACGGTACCACTGTTCTTAACCTCAACATGACTCGAAGCTGCAATCCTAGACGCAGCACCACCGATATGAAACGTACGCATGGTCAGCTGAGTGCCGGGCTCACCGATACTCTGCGCTGCCATCACACCCACGGCCTCGCCCCTGTTGACCACTTGCCCGCGTGCCAGATCTCTACCATAGCAGGTAGAACACACGCCAAAACGGGTCTCACAGGTCACCGGTGAGCGCACCATGACCTGATTGACGTTGTGCTCTTCAAATAATGAAACAACTTCTTCATCGACTATACCGTTCGCGGGCAGCAGTTGCTGACCATCCACTGGGCTGACCACCTCTCTAGCAATCGTACGACCAAGAATTCGATCAGCCAGCGGTATTACGACCTCACCACCCTGGACGATTGCCTCACGTTGCAGGCCCCTGGTTGTTTCGCAGTCGCCGGTCGTGATCACCAGGTCCTGGCACACATCAACCAGGCGACGAGTCAGATAACCGGAGTTCGCTGTCTTCAGCGCAGTGTCGGCTAAGCCCTTACGTGCACCGTGTGTTGAAATAAAGTACTGTAGAACATTGAGACCCTCTCTGAAGTTCGCTGTAATCGGAGTCTCGATGATCGAACCATCCGGTTTCGCCATCAGACCACGCATCCCGGCAAGCTGTCGAATCTGGGCATGACTGCCCCTGGCACCGGAATCAGCCATCATGTAGATCGAGTTAAACGATTCCTGATCAACCGTTTGATTCTGGGAATCGATAACCTTTTCGACTTTGAGCTGGTCCATCATCGCTCCGGCAACTTCATCACTGGCGTGGGTCCAGATATCGACGACCTTGTTGTAACGCTCTCCGTCAGTCAGCAGCCCAGATCCATACTGCTCCTGGATTGACTTCACTTCGCTTTCAGCCTTCGCCAGGACATCCGCCTTGATAGACGGCACCATCATATCGTCTACGCCGATCGAAACACCTGCCTTGGCTGCCATCGAGAACCCGGTATACATCAACTGGTCACAGAAAATAACAGTTTCTTTTAAGCCGACTTTCCGATAGCACTCATCGATCAGGCCTGAAATCGCCCGTTTTCTCATCACCTGATTGACCAGTTCAAAAGAGAGCCCTTTGGGCAGAATTTCCGACAGCAAAGCACGACCCGCCGTAGTCTCGTAGAGTGTTGTAATGCTTTCAAAATCTCCATCGGCAGTCACTCGTGACTCTGTAATACGGGCTTTGATGCGCGCATGCAACGACAGAACGCCAGTGTCAATCCCACGTCGAACCTCCAACACATCGGATAGGACCATCCCCTCGCCCACTGCATTCACTTTTTCA
Coding sequences:
- the fusA gene encoding elongation factor G; this translates as MARTTPLNRYRNIGIMAHIDAGKTTTTERILFYTGISHKLGEVHDGNAVMDWMEQEQERGITITSAATTCFWSGMRKDYEEHRVNIIDTPGHVDFTIEVERSLRVLDGAVAVFCAVGGVEPQSETVWRQADTYNVPRLAFINKMDRTGADYFRVVEQISDRLGSSALPLQVPIGAEDSFSGIVDLIRMKAIHWDIATMGTEFEEHEVPADLVAKCAEGREKLVEAAAESSEELMDKYLEKGDLSDAEIKAGLRARTIANELVLVTCGSAFKNKGVQTLLDAVIDYMPNPTEVPAIHGLLADGETESTRQSSDDEPFAALGFKIMTDPYVGQLVFFRVYSGILKTGDTVCNPVKDKKERIGRILQMHANSRVDIKEVRAGDIAAAVGLKNVTTGDTLCDPANVITLERMEFPEPVISQAVEPKTKNDQEKLGVALGKLSQEDPSFRVFTDQESGQTIISGMGELHLEIIIDRLRREFSVDANIGKPQVAYRETLNRAVEQEHKHAKQTGGRGQYGHVCLRIEPQKKGDGFEFVDAIKGGAVPREYIPAVKKGVVEAMSSGVIAGYPVIDVKVTLYDGSYHEVDSSEHAFKAAAMQGFREACLKASPTLLEPIMRVEVVTPEKYMGSVTGDLNSRRGMISDMDEIPSGKVVRAEVPLSEMFGYATSLRSVTQGRATYSMEFSQYLPAPASVTEVMIRKAS
- the rpsG gene encoding 30S ribosomal protein S7, translating into MPRRREVPKRAILPDPKFGDQTVAKFINVLMLDGKKAIAERIIYGALDIVGERGAEKPLDVFYEALDNIRPVVEVKSRRVGGATYQVPVEVRPSRRNALAMRWLVDSARSRNEKSMTQRLAGELMDAAEKRGGAARKKDEVHRMAEANKAFSHYRF
- the rpsL gene encoding 30S ribosomal protein S12 — encoded protein: MPTTNQLVRKSRSRQVKKSNVPALASCPQKRGVCTRVYTTTPKKPNSALRKVARVRLTNGYEVTSYIGGEGHNLQEHSVVLIRGGRVKDLPGVRYHTVRGTLDTSGVGDRRQGRSKYGAKKPKS
- the rpoC gene encoding DNA-directed RNA polymerase subunit beta', with protein sequence MKDLFSQFGKHNIVEEDFDSIRIGLASPDKIRSWSWGEVKKPETINYRTFKPERDGLFCAKLFGPISDYECLCGKYKRLKHRGVICEKCGVEVTLSKVRRERMGHIELASPVAHIWFLKSLPSRLGVLLDMTVREIERVLYFEAYVITDPGMTELETGTLLAEEAYYDAVEEYGADFEAGMGAEAIRELLKALDPKTESALLREQLAESTSETKTKKLIKRLKVVEAFIHSGNKPEWMIMEVLPVLPPDLRPLVPLEGGRFATSDLNDLYRRVINRNNRLRRLLDLNAPEIIVRNEKRMLQESVDALLDNGRRGKAVTGPNKRQLKSLADMIKGKQGRFRHNLLGKRVDYSGRSVIVVGPTLKLHQCGLPKKMALELFKPFIFHKLEMRALASTIKQAKKMVEMEEPEVWDILDEVIREHPVLLNRAPTLHRLGIQAFEPILIEGKAIQLHPLVCTPYNADFDGDQMAVHVPLSVEAQLEARSLMMSSNNILSPANGDPIIVPSQDIVLGLYYMTREKVNAVGEGMVLSDVLEVRRGIDTGVLSLHARIKARITESRVTADGDFESITTLYETTAGRALLSEILPKGLSFELVNQVMRKRAISGLIDECYRKVGLKETVIFCDQLMYTGFSMAAKAGVSIGVDDMMVPSIKADVLAKAESEVKSIQEQYGSGLLTDGERYNKVVDIWTHASDEVAGAMMDQLKVEKVIDSQNQTVDQESFNSIYMMADSGARGSHAQIRQLAGMRGLMAKPDGSIIETPITANFREGLNVLQYFISTHGARKGLADTALKTANSGYLTRRLVDVCQDLVITTGDCETTRGLQREAIVQGGEVVIPLADRILGRTIAREVVSPVDGQQLLPANGIVDEEVVSLFEEHNVNQVMVRSPVTCETRFGVCSTCYGRDLARGQVVNRGEAVGVMAAQSIGEPGTQLTMRTFHIGGAASRIAASSHVEVKNSGTVSFSRVRSVRKQNGHNVVVSRSGELIVHDIHGVDRERYKVPYGAAVRVDDGDEVTSGQIIAAWEPHTHPIITEVAGKVRFENIVEGNSVSQQKDELTGTTTYLVLDGKQRRGIAQEIKPTIELVDGRGKPKLIPGSEAPARYQMPPGASVTIENGDKVEAGDVLARIPQEGSKTRDITGGLPRVAELFEARKPKDPAILATHSGVVSFGKEVKTKIRLVITTEDNEEHEMQIPKGRPITVFDGEYIEKGDEVVEGPPIASDILTLLGVEEVTAYIVNEVQDVYRLQGVKINDKHIEVIIRQMLRKVRIVESGDTAYLLNDQVERATLLGQNEQLVADGKEPAVFEPVLLGITKASLSTESFISAASFQETTRVLTEASMQGKVDHLRGLKENVIVGRLIPAGTGLAYHEERQRKREEQATATEKPELVELSFSTDFSSDQEEQPTKAVQA